Proteins found in one Fulvitalea axinellae genomic segment:
- a CDS encoding AIR synthase related protein, with translation MNERYMQRGVSASKEDVHNAIKNIDKGLFPKAFCKIVPDHLGGDPEFCTVMHADGAGTKSSLAYMYWKETGDLSVWKGIAQDAVIMNVDDLICVGATDRILLSSTIGRNKNLIPGEVIAAIINGTEEVLQTLRDNGVDIISTGGETADVGDLVRTVIVDSTVTARMRRDKVISNDGIKAGDVVVALASYGQATYETGYNGGMGSNGLTSARHDVFAKEYATKYPESYDGAVPSDLVFSGSRKLTDKVEGSPIDAGQLVLSPTRTYAPVAKKLIDELGKEIHGMVHCSGGAQTKVLHFVDNLHVIKDNLLPIPPLFRMIEEESQTPRQEMYKVFNMGHRLEVYLDPSRAQTVIDVAKSFGIDAQIIGRVEASDKKKVTIKDDKGTYEY, from the coding sequence ATGAACGAACGCTATATGCAACGCGGCGTGTCCGCCTCAAAAGAGGACGTGCACAACGCCATCAAGAACATCGACAAGGGGCTTTTCCCGAAGGCCTTTTGCAAAATCGTACCCGACCACTTGGGCGGCGATCCGGAATTCTGCACCGTAATGCACGCCGACGGCGCAGGCACCAAGTCGTCGCTGGCCTATATGTACTGGAAAGAGACCGGCGACCTGTCGGTTTGGAAGGGCATAGCGCAAGACGCCGTGATCATGAACGTGGACGACCTGATCTGCGTAGGAGCCACGGACCGCATCCTGCTCTCGTCCACCATCGGCCGTAACAAGAACCTGATTCCCGGCGAGGTGATCGCCGCGATCATCAACGGTACCGAAGAAGTGTTGCAGACCCTCCGCGACAACGGCGTGGACATCATCAGCACGGGCGGCGAAACCGCCGACGTGGGCGACTTGGTGCGCACCGTAATCGTGGACAGCACGGTGACGGCCCGCATGCGCCGCGACAAGGTGATCTCAAACGACGGCATCAAGGCCGGCGACGTGGTGGTGGCACTCGCCTCTTACGGGCAGGCCACTTACGAGACCGGCTACAACGGCGGTATGGGCAGCAACGGCCTTACCTCGGCCCGCCACGACGTGTTCGCCAAGGAATACGCCACCAAATACCCCGAGAGCTACGACGGCGCCGTACCTTCGGACTTGGTCTTCAGCGGATCGCGCAAACTCACCGACAAGGTGGAAGGCTCGCCAATCGACGCCGGGCAGTTGGTGCTTTCGCCAACGCGTACGTACGCTCCGGTAGCAAAAAAACTTATCGACGAATTGGGCAAAGAAATCCACGGCATGGTACACTGCAGTGGCGGCGCGCAGACCAAGGTGCTTCACTTCGTGGACAACCTGCACGTGATCAAGGACAACCTGTTACCGATTCCTCCGCTTTTCCGCATGATAGAGGAAGAGAGCCAGACGCCTCGCCAAGAGATGTACAAGGTATTCAATATGGGCCACCGCCTGGAGGTATACTTGGATCCGTCGCGCGCGCAAACGGTTATCGACGTAGCCAAAAGCTTCGGCATCGACGCGCAGAT